The following proteins are encoded in a genomic region of Hydrogenimonas thermophila:
- a CDS encoding transglutaminase-like domain-containing protein: CKASDVLKYKTGWCYAKSHLLAALLRANNIPTGFCYQRLSCSEYKKDIYCLHGLNAIYLKDYGWYKVDARGNKERVNAQFNPPIEMLAFEIRENEFDLPKIYEEPLEVVVQALEKYKAYDEMINNFPDIELLEIDNKSLKKNI; this comes from the coding sequence TGTAAGGCAAGTGATGTATTAAAATATAAAACTGGTTGGTGTTATGCAAAAAGTCATTTATTGGCTGCTTTGTTAAGAGCAAACAATATTCCTACTGGATTTTGCTATCAAAGATTAAGTTGTTCAGAATATAAAAAAGATATTTATTGTCTTCATGGATTAAATGCAATTTATTTAAAAGATTATGGTTGGTATAAAGTTGATGCAAGAGGTAACAAAGAAAGAGTAAATGCACAATTTAATCCACCTATTGAAATGTTAGCATTTGAAATAAGAGAAAATGAATTTGATTTACCGAAAATATATGAAGAACCATTAGAGGTGGTAGTTCAAGCATTAGAAAAATATAAAGCATATGATGAAATGATTAATAATTTTCCTGATATTGAACTGCTTGAAATAGATAACAAATCATTAAAGAAAA